A section of the Desulfobacteraceae bacterium genome encodes:
- the dnaB gene encoding replicative DNA helicase, which translates to MPSPKDPSFLNVPPQNLEAEQALLSAILIDNSSLLDIIEILRAEDFYRSAHQKIFATITDLFSRGEPVDLVTLANSLKEKGWLEEVGGPAFLAALVDAIPLAVNPQHYARIVHSKAILRHLIEKAGAISKRCFEDRGNVDEVIDFAESAIFEVARNKHKKAFAAMRECVDANIDALVERQGNKSLLTGVPTGFTKLDSMTSGFQASDLIILAARPSMGKTAFALNVARNAALGENVPVAIFSLEMSKEQLSMRLLCAEARVDSQRVRSGFFSDLDWHRLTGAAEILAEAPIYIDDSADVTAMEIRAKARRLMMEKGLGMVIVDYLQLMRSSTSSERRDLEISEISRSLKALAKELNIPVIALSQLNRKLEERADKRPQLADLRESGALEQDADVVAFIYRDEVYNKDENNPNRGKAEIILGKQRNGPIGTAHLAFLNVYTRFENLAAEAEG; encoded by the coding sequence GTGCCATCCCCCAAAGACCCATCTTTTTTGAATGTCCCGCCGCAGAATCTGGAAGCCGAGCAGGCGCTGCTGAGCGCCATTCTGATCGACAACAGCAGCCTGCTGGACATCATCGAAATCCTGCGGGCGGAGGATTTTTACCGCTCCGCCCATCAGAAAATCTTCGCCACCATCACCGATCTCTTTTCGCGCGGCGAACCGGTGGACCTGGTGACCCTGGCCAACAGCCTCAAGGAAAAGGGATGGCTGGAGGAGGTCGGCGGCCCCGCCTTTCTGGCAGCGCTGGTGGATGCCATCCCGCTGGCGGTCAACCCCCAGCACTATGCCCGCATCGTCCACTCCAAGGCGATCCTCAGACACCTGATCGAAAAGGCCGGCGCCATCTCCAAACGCTGCTTCGAGGACCGCGGCAATGTGGACGAGGTCATCGACTTTGCCGAATCGGCCATCTTCGAGGTGGCCCGCAACAAGCACAAAAAAGCCTTTGCGGCCATGCGCGAGTGCGTCGATGCCAATATCGACGCCCTCGTCGAGCGCCAGGGCAACAAGTCCCTGCTGACCGGGGTCCCCACGGGCTTCACCAAGCTTGACAGCATGACCTCGGGCTTCCAGGCCTCGGATCTGATCATCCTCGCCGCACGCCCCAGCATGGGCAAAACCGCCTTCGCCCTCAACGTCGCGCGCAACGCGGCCCTCGGCGAGAACGTTCCGGTGGCCATCTTTTCCCTGGAAATGTCCAAGGAGCAGCTTTCCATGCGCCTCCTGTGCGCCGAGGCGCGGGTGGACTCCCAGCGGGTGCGCAGCGGTTTTTTCAGCGACCTGGACTGGCACCGCCTCACCGGCGCGGCCGAGATCCTGGCCGAAGCCCCCATCTACATCGACGATTCGGCCGACGTGACCGCGATGGAGATCCGCGCCAAGGCCCGCCGCCTGATGATGGAAAAGGGGCTCGGGATGGTCATCGTCGACTACCTTCAGCTGATGCGCAGCAGCACGTCATCGGAGCGCCGGGATCTCGAAATCTCCGAGATATCGCGCTCCCTGAAGGCGCTGGCCAAAGAGCTCAACATTCCGGTGATCGCGCTCTCGCAGCTCAACCGCAAACTCGAGGAGCGCGCCGACAAGCGCCCCCAGCTGGCCGATCTGCGTGAATCGGGGGCTCTCGAGCAGGACGCCGACGTGGTGGCCTTCATCTATCGCGACGAGGTCTACAACAAGGACGAGAACAACCCCAACCGCGGCAAGGCCGAAATCATCCTGGGCAAACAGCGCAACGGCCCCATCGGCACCGCGCACCTGGCCTTTCTGAACGTCTACACCCGCTTCGAAAATCTCGCCGCGGAGGCCGAAGGCTGA
- the hflX gene encoding GTPase HflX has translation MKRLHGNTDGLKASEIRRLENLYRRRIPPAYVVTNELALEMGRLSRELRRQIGILVDRSGKIAAVMVGDHQGILIPDMPEYRAAPGRLRGVRCVHTHLKNEPLSHDDLTDLALLRLDLMAAVDLDPAGVPRRVFVAHILPEGPQEKPCEELPPLDPGRLEIGCDRLIHALESELARAWSARTTLPGVERALLVSVTSADRHAAQESLDELKELARSSGIQVVDSVLQQRTRVDPRFLLGRGKLQELTIAALQQSVTLIIFDQELNPSQIRSITDQVALKVIDRTQLILDIFAQRAQTREGKLQVELAQLKYLLPRLAHKTTALSRLTGGIGGRGPGETKLEIDRRRVRERIGRLERELESTRRQRHQQKARRSKKGLPVISIIGYTNAGKSTLLNTLTHSKVLAESRLFATLDPSSRRLRFPRDIEVIITDTVGFIRDLPEDLRVAFRATLEELESADLLLHVIDISNPRYPQQVESVEKILEELGLDTIPAIRVLNKKDRLNSDALQACLNRLGGVPISAPRRDTLIPLVERIQEMVETLTPRRQGAAADP, from the coding sequence ATGAAGCGCCTTCACGGCAACACCGACGGCCTCAAAGCCAGCGAGATCCGCCGGCTGGAAAATCTCTACCGCCGCCGGATCCCGCCCGCTTACGTGGTCACCAACGAGCTGGCTTTAGAAATGGGCCGCCTGTCGCGCGAGCTTCGCCGTCAGATCGGCATCCTGGTGGATCGCAGCGGCAAAATCGCCGCGGTCATGGTCGGCGACCACCAGGGCATCCTGATTCCGGACATGCCCGAATACCGGGCGGCCCCTGGACGCCTGCGGGGGGTGCGCTGCGTCCACACGCATCTGAAAAACGAGCCGCTGAGCCACGACGACCTGACCGACCTGGCCCTGCTGCGGCTGGATCTGATGGCCGCCGTCGATCTGGACCCAGCCGGGGTCCCGCGCCGGGTCTTTGTCGCCCACATCCTCCCGGAGGGCCCCCAGGAGAAGCCCTGCGAGGAGTTGCCGCCCCTTGACCCCGGGCGCCTGGAGATCGGCTGCGACAGGCTGATTCACGCCCTGGAGTCCGAACTGGCCCGGGCCTGGTCGGCCCGCACCACCCTGCCGGGGGTGGAGCGGGCGCTTCTGGTGAGCGTCACCAGCGCCGACCGCCACGCGGCCCAGGAATCACTGGATGAACTCAAGGAACTGGCGCGTTCAAGCGGCATCCAGGTAGTCGACAGCGTCTTGCAGCAGCGCACCCGGGTCGACCCGCGCTTTCTTCTGGGCCGCGGCAAACTTCAGGAGTTGACCATCGCGGCCCTGCAGCAGTCTGTCACCCTGATCATCTTCGACCAGGAGCTCAACCCCTCCCAGATCCGTTCGATCACCGACCAGGTGGCGCTCAAGGTCATCGACCGCACCCAGCTGATCTTGGACATCTTCGCCCAGCGCGCCCAGACCCGCGAGGGCAAACTCCAGGTGGAGCTGGCGCAGCTGAAGTACCTCCTGCCGCGCCTGGCGCACAAGACCACGGCCCTTTCGCGCCTGACCGGCGGCATCGGCGGCCGCGGCCCCGGCGAGACCAAACTTGAAATCGATCGGCGCCGGGTGCGCGAGCGCATCGGCCGCCTGGAGCGCGAACTGGAATCCACCCGCCGGCAGCGCCACCAGCAAAAAGCCCGGCGCAGCAAAAAGGGGCTCCCGGTGATCTCCATCATCGGCTATACCAATGCCGGCAAATCCACCCTGCTCAACACCCTGACCCACAGCAAGGTGCTGGCCGAAAGCCGGCTCTTCGCCACCCTGGACCCTTCCAGCCGGCGCCTGCGCTTCCCCCGCGACATCGAGGTCATCATCACCGACACGGTCGGCTTCATCCGCGACCTGCCCGAAGACCTGCGCGTGGCCTTCCGCGCGACCCTGGAGGAGCTGGAGAGCGCGGACCTTCTGCTGCACGTGATCGACATCAGCAACCCGCGCTACCCCCAGCAGGTGGAATCGGTGGAAAAGATCCTCGAAGAGCTCGGCCTGGACACGATCCCCGCCATCCGGGTCCTCAACAAAAAGG